Proteins encoded by one window of Brienomyrus brachyistius isolate T26 chromosome 1, BBRACH_0.4, whole genome shotgun sequence:
- the kif21a gene encoding kinesin-like protein KIF21A isoform X4, which yields MSQGQDESSVRVALRIRPQLPREKIEGCHICTFVTPGEPQVILGKDKAFTYDYVFDMDTQQDPIYTDCTEKLIEGCFEGYNATIFAYGQTGSGKTYTMGTGFDVSIADEELGIIPRAVTHLFKGIEERRQAAIEQSRPVPEFKISAQFLELYNEEVLDLFDSTRDLEARKQKSNIKIHEDATGGIYTVGVTTRMVTSETEMMQCLKLGALSRTTASTQMNVQSSRSHAIFTIHLCQVRVCTPDNQEMDNRMANGSSEMNEFETLTAKFHFVDLAGSERLKRTGATGDRAREGISINCGLLALGNVISALGDKSKRSTHVPYRDSKLTRLLQDSLGGNSQTVMIACISPSDRDFMETLNTLKYANRARNIKNRVMVNQDKASQQISALRTEIARLQMELMEYKTGKRIVGEDGIESINDMFHENSMLQTENNNLRVRVKAMQETIDAQRARLTQLLSDQANQALARAGEGNEEIGNMIQNYIKEIEDLRAKLLESEAVSENLRKNLSRASTRSSFYGGPGAFSPALLAPEKETSDIIEIAKKDLEKLKRRERKKKKNVIKEDLPDNEQDKAADMELCERAIDDGKMEVQEGSDHEEGEEEEEEEEEEMEAEESSDESDSELDEKENFQADLANITCEIAIKQKLIDELENSQRRLHTLKQQYEQKLMMLQCKIRDTQLERDRVLHNMGSVETFTEEKAKKIKVEYEKKLSLMNKEMQKLQSAQKEHARLLKNQSQYEKQLKKLQQDVVEMKKTKVRLMKQMKEQQEKNRMTESRRNREIATLKKDQRKQEHQLRLLEAQKRQQELILRRKTEEVTALRRQVRPTSGKVNRKVSLPEPLQDPSHRAPAGRVLSGGGVMAPNGSRKYQQRLGGVYSTRMARTKWQSLERRISDIIMQKMTISNMETDMNRLLKQREELTKRREKVSKKRDKIATEGADADKTVQALNEEMESLTANIDYINDSIADCQANIMQMEEAKEEGDTVDVTAVISSCTLSEARYLLDHFLSMAVNKGLQAAQKESQIKVMEGRLKQTEINSATQNQLLFHMLKEKAEFNPELDALLGNALQELGNIPAENGEESSSDESAQSPAAEGSSLASDLMKLCGESRQRSKARRRTTTQMELLYANSTDPSSDVSAGEFSSPLLPLAETQEGGGDPEGTGVSHRDRDFLGPAAGLSLKLGSISSARPLPGAERRLPEPSPLTRRKMYEKAQMAVDKVKGKEMKHPDSGTPEANASLPSPPGRFQQNVFNRLTLPLESADPPLNKGVINPVPSSKSGRAATLQCVHVAEGHSKAVLCVDCTDDLLFTGSKDRTCKVWNLVTGQEIMSLGAHPNNVVSVKYCSSLVFTVSTSYVKVWDIRDSAKCIRTLTSSGQVNTGDACAANTNRTVTIPAGENQINQIALNPTGTLLYAAAGNSVRMWDLRKFVSLGKLTGHLGPVMCLTVDQTGKGQDLVITGSKDHYIKMFDVSEGTQGSVSPTHNFEPPHYDGIESLTVQADELFSGSRDNGIKKWDLSRKDLLQQVPNAHRDWVCALGLVPGCPALLSGCRGGVLKLWHSDTLAPLGEIRGHESPINGISTNSTHLFTASDDRTVKIWRGRGSIDGMADALDVLEDGASN from the exons ATGTCGCAGGGGCAGGATGAGAGCTCCGTGCGGGTGGCTCTGAG gatCCGGCCTCAGCTGCCCCGGGAGAAGATCGAGGGATGCCACATCTGTACGTTCGTGACGCCGGGCGAGCCGCAGGTCATCCTGGGCAAGGACAAGGCGTTCACGTACGACTATGTGTTCGACATGGACACACAGCAGGACCCCATCTATACCGACTGCACAGAGAAGCTGATCGAGGGCTGTTTCGAGGGCTACAACGCTACCATCTTCGCCTACGGACAG ACGGGCTCGGGGAAAACCTACACTATGGGCACGGGGTTTGACGTGAGCATCGCCGATGAGGAGCTGGGCATCATCCCACGTGCTGTGACGCACCTCTTCAAGGGCATCGAGGAGCGGCGCCAGGCAGCGATCGAGCAGAGCCGCCCCGTTCCCGAGTTCAAGATCAGCGCCCAGTTTCTGGAG CTATACAATGAGGAGGTGCTGGACCTCTTTGACTCCACACGCGACCTTGAGGCCAGGAAGCAGAAATCCAACATTAAGATTCACGAGGACGCGACTGGAGGAATATACACAGTTGGGGTGACCACTCGAATGGTCACCTCGGAGACCGAG ATGATGCAGTGCCTGAAGCTTGGTGCCCTCTCCCGCACTACGGCCAGTACGCAGATGAATGTCCAGAGTTCCCGCTCCCATGCCATCTTCACTATCCACCTGTGCCAAGTGCGCGTCTGCACCCCGGACAAT CAGGAGATGGACAACAGGATGGCCAACGGTTCCTCTGAGATGAACGAGTTTGAGACACTGACAGCAAAGTTTCACTTTGTGGATCTGGCTGGTTCCGAGAGACTGAAGAGAACCGGAGCGACAGGGGACCGGGCCAGGGAGGGCATCTCCATCAACTGCGGGCTG CTGGCTCTGGGCAATGTCATCAGCGCTCTTGGGGACAAAAGCAAGCGATCGACGCACGTGCCTTACCGTGACTCCAAGCTGACACGCCTCCTTCAGGACTCCCTGGGAGGGAACAG CCAAACAGTGATGATCGCATGCATCAGCCCCTCGGACCGCGACTTCATGGAGACCCTGAACACGCTGAAATACGCCAACCGGGCCCGCAACATCAAGAACCGCGTCATGGTGAACCAGGACAAGGCCAGTCAGCAGATCAGCGCCCTGCGGACCGAGATCGCCCGTCTGCAGATGGAGCTCATGGAGTACAAGACG GGCAAGCGCATCGTGGGTGAGGATGGCATCGAGAGCATCAATGACATGTTCCACGAGAACTCCATGCTGCAGACCGAGAACAATAATCTGCGCGTGCGAGTCAAGGCCATGCAGGAGACCATCGATGCACAGAGGGCCCGTCTGACGCAGCTGCTCAGCGACCAGGCCAATCAGGCGCTGGCCAGGGCAG GGGAAGGGAATGAGGAGATTGGCAACATGATACAGAACTACATCAAGGAAATCGAAGACCTCAG GGCCAAGTTGCTGGAGAGCGAGGCGGTGAGCGAGAACCTGAGGAAGAACCTGTCTCGCGCCTCCACGCGCTCCTCCTTCTACGGCGGCCCCGGCGCCTTCTCTCCCGCCCTCCTGGCCCCTGAGAAGGAGACATCTGACATCATCGAAATCGCCAAGAAGGACCTGGAGAAACTGAAGAGGAGGGAgcgcaagaagaagaagaa TGTGATCAAGGAGGACCTTCCTGACAATGAGCAGGACAAGGCAGCAGACATGGAGCTGTGTGAACGAGCCATCGATGATGGCAAAATG gaggttcaggagggaagtgaccacgaagagggggaggaggaggaggaagaggaagaggaggaaatgGAAGCAGAGGAGAGCTCTGATGAGTCTGACTCTGAGCTGGATGAGAAAG AGAACTTCCAGGCAGACCTGGCCAACATCACATGTGAGATCGCCATCAAGCAGAAGCTGATCGACGAACTGGAGAACAGCCAACGGAGGCTGCACACGCTCAAGCAGCAGTACGAGCAGAAACTGATGATGCTGCAGTGCAAGATCCGGGATACTCAGCTGGAGAGGGACCGCGTGCTGCACAACATGG GTTCGGTGGAGACCTTCACCGAGGAGAAGGCCAAGAAGATCAAGGTCGAGTACGAGAAGAAGCTGAGCCTGATGAACAAGGAGATGCAGAAGCTGCAGTCGGCCCAGAAGGAGCACGCCAGGCTACTGAAGAACCAGTCACAGTATGAGAAGCAGCTGAAGAAGCTGCAGCAGGACGTGGTGGAGATGAAGAAGACGAAG GTTCGCCTCATGAAGCAGATGAAGGAGCAGCAGGAGAAGAACCGCATGACCGAGTCAAGACGGAACCGTGAGATTGCTACCCTGAAAAAGGACCAACGCAAGCAGGAG CATCAGCTCAGGCTTCTGGAGGCTCAGAAGCGACAGCAGGAGCTGATCCTGCGCAGGAAGACCGAGGAG GTCACTGCCTTGCGGCGTCAGGTGAGGCCAACGTCGGGGAAGGTGAACCGCAAGGTGAGCTTACCGGAACCACTCCAGGACCCCTCCCACCGGGCCCCCGCAGGCCGCGTGCTCTCAGGTGGCGGTGTGATGGCCCCCAACGGATCCAG GAAGTACCAGCAACGCCTGGGTGGTGTGTACTCCACCAGGATGGCCCGGACCAAGTGGCAGTCCCTGGAACGTCGTATCTCTGACATCATCATGCAGAAGATGACCATCTCCAACATGGAAACTGACATGAACCGACTTCTCAAG CAACGTGAAGAACTGACGAAACGGAGGGAGAAGGTTTCCAAGAAGAGAGACAAAATCGCCACCGAGGGGGCGGACGCGGACAAGACGGTGCAGGCCCTGAACGAGGAGATGGAGTCCCTGACAGCCAACATCGACTACATCAATGACAGCATTGCTGACTGCCAAGCCAACATCATGCAGATGGAGGAGGCGAAG GAGGAGGGTGACACCGTGGACGTGACGGCCGTGATCAGCTCCTGCACCCTCTCGGAGGCCCGCTATCTGCTAGACCACTTCCTGTCAATGGCCGTCAACAAG GGACTGCAGGCGGCCCAGAAGGAGTCGCAGATCAAAGTGATGGAGGGCCGCCTCAAACAGACGGAGATCAACAGTGCCACTCAGAACCAGCTGCTGTTCCACATGCTGAAGGAGAAGGCGGAGTTTAACCCCGAGCTGGATGCCCTGCTTGGCAACGCCCTGCAAG AGTTGGGTAACATACCAGCAG AGAACGGAGAAGAGAGCAGCAGCGACGagtctgcacagagccctgcgGCCGAAGGGAG CTCCCTGGCTTCCGACCTCATGAAACTCTGCGGGGAGAGCAGACAGAGGAGTAAG GCTCGCAGAAGGACCACCACCCAGATGGAGCTGCTCTATGCCAACAGCACCGACCCCTCATCTGATGTATCTGCTGGCGAattctcctcccccctccttccATTGGCTGAGACCCAGGAAGGGGGCGGGGACCCGGAGGGCACTGGGGTGTCCCATAGGGATAGGGACTTCCTGGGTCCTGCTGCAGGCTTGTCCTTAAAGCTGGGTAGCAT CTCCAGTGCACGGCCTCTCCCGGGGGCTGAGAGGAGACTGCCCGAGCCCTCCCCTCTCACCAGGAGGAAGATGTATGAGAAGGCCCAAATGGCAGTCGACAAGGTCAAGGGCAAGGAGATGAAACA CCCCGACTCAGGGACCCCCGAGGCCAACGcgtccctcccctcccctccgggCCGCTTCCAGCAGAACGTTTTTAACCGCCTAACGCTTCCTCTCGAGAGTGCAGATCCTCCACTCAATAA AGGCGTGATCAACCCAGTGCCGTCGTCCAAAAGCGGCCGGGCAGCAACGCTGCAGTGTGTCCACGTGGCCGAGGGACACAGCAAGGCCGTGCTCTGCGTCGACTGCACCGACGACCTGCTCTTCACTGGCTCCAAGG ACCGCACCTGTAAAGTGTGGAACCTGGTGACTGGGCAGGAGATCATGTCCCTAGGAGCTCACCCCAACAACGTGGTGTCTGTGAAGTACTGTTCCAGCCTGGTCTTCACTGTCTCTACCTCATACGTCAAGGTCTGGGACATTCGGGATTCGGCCAAGTGCATCCGGACACTGAC GTCTTCCGGTCAGGTGAACACCGGCGATGCCTGTGCAGCCAACACTAACCGCACCGTCACCATCCCAGCGGGGGAGAACCAGATCAACCAGATTGCCCTGAACCCCACGGGCACCCTCCTGTACGCAGCGGCAGGGAACTCCGTCCGCATGTGGGACCTGAGGAA GTTCGTGTCTTTAGGGAAGCTCACTGGACATCTTGGCCCAGTTATGTGTCTTACAGTGGACCAGACAGGCAAAGGTCAGGATCTGGTCATCACTGGTTCTAAGGACCATTACATTAAG ATGTTTGACGTGTCGGAGGGCACCCAGGGCAGTGTGAGCCCCACACACAACTTTGAGCCCCCCCACTACGACGGCATCGAGTCGCTGACCGTGCAGGCGGACGAGCTGTTCAGCGGCTCCCGGGACAACGGGATCAAGAAGTGGGATCTGTCCCGCAAAGACTTGCTGCAG CAAGTGCCAAACGCCCACCGCGACTGGGTGTGCGCGCTGGGGCTGGTGCCCGGTTGCCCCGCCCTGCTGAGCGGCTGCAGAGGAGGGGTATTGAAGCTTTGGCACTCGGACACGCTGGCGCCCCTGGGAGAGATCCGAGGGCACGAGAGCCCCATTAATGGCATCTCCACCAACAGCACCCACCTCTTCACTGCCTCCGA TGACCGGACGGTGAAGATCTGGCGCGGGAGAGGGTCCATCGACGGCATGGCGGATGCACTCGATGTCCTGGAAGACGGCGCCAGTAACTGA
- the kif21a gene encoding kinesin-like protein KIF21A isoform X9 yields MSQGQDESSVRVALRIRPQLPREKIEGCHICTFVTPGEPQVILGKDKAFTYDYVFDMDTQQDPIYTDCTEKLIEGCFEGYNATIFAYGQTGSGKTYTMGTGFDVSIADEELGIIPRAVTHLFKGIEERRQAAIEQSRPVPEFKISAQFLELYNEEVLDLFDSTRDLEARKQKSNIKIHEDATGGIYTVGVTTRMVTSETEMMQCLKLGALSRTTASTQMNVQSSRSHAIFTIHLCQVRVCTPDNEMDNRMANGSSEMNEFETLTAKFHFVDLAGSERLKRTGATGDRAREGISINCGLLALGNVISALGDKSKRSTHVPYRDSKLTRLLQDSLGGNSQTVMIACISPSDRDFMETLNTLKYANRARNIKNRVMVNQDKASQQISALRTEIARLQMELMEYKTGKRIVGEDGIESINDMFHENSMLQTENNNLRVRVKAMQETIDAQRARLTQLLSDQANQALARAGEGNEEIGNMIQNYIKEIEDLRAKLLESEAVSENLRKNLSRASTRSSFYGGPGAFSPALLAPEKETSDIIEIAKKDLEKLKRRERKKKKKLQLLEESRQEEVEDDSVIKEDLPDNEQDKAADMELCERAIDDGKMEVQEGSDHEEGEEEEEEEEEEMEAEESSDESDSELDEKENFQADLANITCEIAIKQKLIDELENSQRRLHTLKQQYEQKLMMLQCKIRDTQLERDRVLHNMGSVETFTEEKAKKIKVEYEKKLSLMNKEMQKLQSAQKEHARLLKNQSQYEKQLKKLQQDVVEMKKTKVRLMKQMKEQQEKNRMTESRRNREIATLKKDQRKQEHQLRLLEAQKRQQELILRRKTEEVTALRRQVRPTSGKVNRKVSLPEPLQDPSHRAPAGRVLSGGGVMAPNGSRKYQQRLGGVYSTRMARTKWQSLERRISDIIMQKMTISNMETDMNRLLKQREELTKRREKVSKKRDKIATEGADADKTVQALNEEMESLTANIDYINDSIADCQANIMQMEEAKEEGDTVDVTAVISSCTLSEARYLLDHFLSMAVNKGLQAAQKESQIKVMEGRLKQTEINSATQNQLLFHMLKEKAEFNPELDALLGNALQELGNIPAENGEESSSDESAQSPAAEGSSLASDLMKLCGESRQRSKARRRTTTQMELLYANSTDPSSDVSAGEFSSPLLPLAETQEGGGDPEGTGVSHRDRDFLGPAAGLSLKLGSISSARPLPGAERRLPEPSPLTRRKMYEKAQMAVDKVKGKEMKQGVINPVPSSKSGRAATLQCVHVAEGHSKAVLCVDCTDDLLFTGSKDRTCKVWNLVTGQEIMSLGAHPNNVVSVKYCSSLVFTVSTSYVKVWDIRDSAKCIRTLTSSGQVNTGDACAANTNRTVTIPAGENQINQIALNPTGTLLYAAAGNSVRMWDLRKFVSLGKLTGHLGPVMCLTVDQTGKGQDLVITGSKDHYIKMFDVSEGTQGSVSPTHNFEPPHYDGIESLTVQADELFSGSRDNGIKKWDLSRKDLLQQVPNAHRDWVCALGLVPGCPALLSGCRGGVLKLWHSDTLAPLGEIRGHESPINGISTNSTHLFTASDDRTVKIWRGRGSIDGMADALDVLEDGASN; encoded by the exons ATGTCGCAGGGGCAGGATGAGAGCTCCGTGCGGGTGGCTCTGAG gatCCGGCCTCAGCTGCCCCGGGAGAAGATCGAGGGATGCCACATCTGTACGTTCGTGACGCCGGGCGAGCCGCAGGTCATCCTGGGCAAGGACAAGGCGTTCACGTACGACTATGTGTTCGACATGGACACACAGCAGGACCCCATCTATACCGACTGCACAGAGAAGCTGATCGAGGGCTGTTTCGAGGGCTACAACGCTACCATCTTCGCCTACGGACAG ACGGGCTCGGGGAAAACCTACACTATGGGCACGGGGTTTGACGTGAGCATCGCCGATGAGGAGCTGGGCATCATCCCACGTGCTGTGACGCACCTCTTCAAGGGCATCGAGGAGCGGCGCCAGGCAGCGATCGAGCAGAGCCGCCCCGTTCCCGAGTTCAAGATCAGCGCCCAGTTTCTGGAG CTATACAATGAGGAGGTGCTGGACCTCTTTGACTCCACACGCGACCTTGAGGCCAGGAAGCAGAAATCCAACATTAAGATTCACGAGGACGCGACTGGAGGAATATACACAGTTGGGGTGACCACTCGAATGGTCACCTCGGAGACCGAG ATGATGCAGTGCCTGAAGCTTGGTGCCCTCTCCCGCACTACGGCCAGTACGCAGATGAATGTCCAGAGTTCCCGCTCCCATGCCATCTTCACTATCCACCTGTGCCAAGTGCGCGTCTGCACCCCGGACAAT GAGATGGACAACAGGATGGCCAACGGTTCCTCTGAGATGAACGAGTTTGAGACACTGACAGCAAAGTTTCACTTTGTGGATCTGGCTGGTTCCGAGAGACTGAAGAGAACCGGAGCGACAGGGGACCGGGCCAGGGAGGGCATCTCCATCAACTGCGGGCTG CTGGCTCTGGGCAATGTCATCAGCGCTCTTGGGGACAAAAGCAAGCGATCGACGCACGTGCCTTACCGTGACTCCAAGCTGACACGCCTCCTTCAGGACTCCCTGGGAGGGAACAG CCAAACAGTGATGATCGCATGCATCAGCCCCTCGGACCGCGACTTCATGGAGACCCTGAACACGCTGAAATACGCCAACCGGGCCCGCAACATCAAGAACCGCGTCATGGTGAACCAGGACAAGGCCAGTCAGCAGATCAGCGCCCTGCGGACCGAGATCGCCCGTCTGCAGATGGAGCTCATGGAGTACAAGACG GGCAAGCGCATCGTGGGTGAGGATGGCATCGAGAGCATCAATGACATGTTCCACGAGAACTCCATGCTGCAGACCGAGAACAATAATCTGCGCGTGCGAGTCAAGGCCATGCAGGAGACCATCGATGCACAGAGGGCCCGTCTGACGCAGCTGCTCAGCGACCAGGCCAATCAGGCGCTGGCCAGGGCAG GGGAAGGGAATGAGGAGATTGGCAACATGATACAGAACTACATCAAGGAAATCGAAGACCTCAG GGCCAAGTTGCTGGAGAGCGAGGCGGTGAGCGAGAACCTGAGGAAGAACCTGTCTCGCGCCTCCACGCGCTCCTCCTTCTACGGCGGCCCCGGCGCCTTCTCTCCCGCCCTCCTGGCCCCTGAGAAGGAGACATCTGACATCATCGAAATCGCCAAGAAGGACCTGGAGAAACTGAAGAGGAGGGAgcgcaagaagaagaagaa gCTCCAACTGCTGGAGGAGAGTCGGCAGGAGGAGGTTGAGGATGACAG TGTGATCAAGGAGGACCTTCCTGACAATGAGCAGGACAAGGCAGCAGACATGGAGCTGTGTGAACGAGCCATCGATGATGGCAAAATG gaggttcaggagggaagtgaccacgaagagggggaggaggaggaggaagaggaagaggaggaaatgGAAGCAGAGGAGAGCTCTGATGAGTCTGACTCTGAGCTGGATGAGAAAG AGAACTTCCAGGCAGACCTGGCCAACATCACATGTGAGATCGCCATCAAGCAGAAGCTGATCGACGAACTGGAGAACAGCCAACGGAGGCTGCACACGCTCAAGCAGCAGTACGAGCAGAAACTGATGATGCTGCAGTGCAAGATCCGGGATACTCAGCTGGAGAGGGACCGCGTGCTGCACAACATGG GTTCGGTGGAGACCTTCACCGAGGAGAAGGCCAAGAAGATCAAGGTCGAGTACGAGAAGAAGCTGAGCCTGATGAACAAGGAGATGCAGAAGCTGCAGTCGGCCCAGAAGGAGCACGCCAGGCTACTGAAGAACCAGTCACAGTATGAGAAGCAGCTGAAGAAGCTGCAGCAGGACGTGGTGGAGATGAAGAAGACGAAG GTTCGCCTCATGAAGCAGATGAAGGAGCAGCAGGAGAAGAACCGCATGACCGAGTCAAGACGGAACCGTGAGATTGCTACCCTGAAAAAGGACCAACGCAAGCAGGAG CATCAGCTCAGGCTTCTGGAGGCTCAGAAGCGACAGCAGGAGCTGATCCTGCGCAGGAAGACCGAGGAG GTCACTGCCTTGCGGCGTCAGGTGAGGCCAACGTCGGGGAAGGTGAACCGCAAGGTGAGCTTACCGGAACCACTCCAGGACCCCTCCCACCGGGCCCCCGCAGGCCGCGTGCTCTCAGGTGGCGGTGTGATGGCCCCCAACGGATCCAG GAAGTACCAGCAACGCCTGGGTGGTGTGTACTCCACCAGGATGGCCCGGACCAAGTGGCAGTCCCTGGAACGTCGTATCTCTGACATCATCATGCAGAAGATGACCATCTCCAACATGGAAACTGACATGAACCGACTTCTCAAG CAACGTGAAGAACTGACGAAACGGAGGGAGAAGGTTTCCAAGAAGAGAGACAAAATCGCCACCGAGGGGGCGGACGCGGACAAGACGGTGCAGGCCCTGAACGAGGAGATGGAGTCCCTGACAGCCAACATCGACTACATCAATGACAGCATTGCTGACTGCCAAGCCAACATCATGCAGATGGAGGAGGCGAAG GAGGAGGGTGACACCGTGGACGTGACGGCCGTGATCAGCTCCTGCACCCTCTCGGAGGCCCGCTATCTGCTAGACCACTTCCTGTCAATGGCCGTCAACAAG GGACTGCAGGCGGCCCAGAAGGAGTCGCAGATCAAAGTGATGGAGGGCCGCCTCAAACAGACGGAGATCAACAGTGCCACTCAGAACCAGCTGCTGTTCCACATGCTGAAGGAGAAGGCGGAGTTTAACCCCGAGCTGGATGCCCTGCTTGGCAACGCCCTGCAAG AGTTGGGTAACATACCAGCAG AGAACGGAGAAGAGAGCAGCAGCGACGagtctgcacagagccctgcgGCCGAAGGGAG CTCCCTGGCTTCCGACCTCATGAAACTCTGCGGGGAGAGCAGACAGAGGAGTAAG GCTCGCAGAAGGACCACCACCCAGATGGAGCTGCTCTATGCCAACAGCACCGACCCCTCATCTGATGTATCTGCTGGCGAattctcctcccccctccttccATTGGCTGAGACCCAGGAAGGGGGCGGGGACCCGGAGGGCACTGGGGTGTCCCATAGGGATAGGGACTTCCTGGGTCCTGCTGCAGGCTTGTCCTTAAAGCTGGGTAGCAT CTCCAGTGCACGGCCTCTCCCGGGGGCTGAGAGGAGACTGCCCGAGCCCTCCCCTCTCACCAGGAGGAAGATGTATGAGAAGGCCCAAATGGCAGTCGACAAGGTCAAGGGCAAGGAGATGAAACA AGGCGTGATCAACCCAGTGCCGTCGTCCAAAAGCGGCCGGGCAGCAACGCTGCAGTGTGTCCACGTGGCCGAGGGACACAGCAAGGCCGTGCTCTGCGTCGACTGCACCGACGACCTGCTCTTCACTGGCTCCAAGG ACCGCACCTGTAAAGTGTGGAACCTGGTGACTGGGCAGGAGATCATGTCCCTAGGAGCTCACCCCAACAACGTGGTGTCTGTGAAGTACTGTTCCAGCCTGGTCTTCACTGTCTCTACCTCATACGTCAAGGTCTGGGACATTCGGGATTCGGCCAAGTGCATCCGGACACTGAC GTCTTCCGGTCAGGTGAACACCGGCGATGCCTGTGCAGCCAACACTAACCGCACCGTCACCATCCCAGCGGGGGAGAACCAGATCAACCAGATTGCCCTGAACCCCACGGGCACCCTCCTGTACGCAGCGGCAGGGAACTCCGTCCGCATGTGGGACCTGAGGAA GTTCGTGTCTTTAGGGAAGCTCACTGGACATCTTGGCCCAGTTATGTGTCTTACAGTGGACCAGACAGGCAAAGGTCAGGATCTGGTCATCACTGGTTCTAAGGACCATTACATTAAG ATGTTTGACGTGTCGGAGGGCACCCAGGGCAGTGTGAGCCCCACACACAACTTTGAGCCCCCCCACTACGACGGCATCGAGTCGCTGACCGTGCAGGCGGACGAGCTGTTCAGCGGCTCCCGGGACAACGGGATCAAGAAGTGGGATCTGTCCCGCAAAGACTTGCTGCAG CAAGTGCCAAACGCCCACCGCGACTGGGTGTGCGCGCTGGGGCTGGTGCCCGGTTGCCCCGCCCTGCTGAGCGGCTGCAGAGGAGGGGTATTGAAGCTTTGGCACTCGGACACGCTGGCGCCCCTGGGAGAGATCCGAGGGCACGAGAGCCCCATTAATGGCATCTCCACCAACAGCACCCACCTCTTCACTGCCTCCGA TGACCGGACGGTGAAGATCTGGCGCGGGAGAGGGTCCATCGACGGCATGGCGGATGCACTCGATGTCCTGGAAGACGGCGCCAGTAACTGA